TTTACAGTTATTCGATAATTATTCTAAAAACTTACTTAAACAAATCTATTGTATGTTAACAGTAATTGCCAAAATAACGGCTCTCAAAGGAAAAGAAGAAGAAGCAAAAGCAGCTTTACAAGGATTAGTAGCTCCAACCTTGGTGGAGGAGGGGTGCATCGATTACGTCTTACACCAGTCGAACGACGATGCGACGATTTTTTATTTCTATGAAAACTGGGAAAGTCAACAGCATCTCGACAAACATTTGGTCAATGACCACCTGGTAGCATTTGGGGCTATAGCTGGCTCGTTGTTGGCTGGCCCTGCCGAGTTAAGTTTTCTAACGAAGTTATCATAAAATACTCGTTGTTTTTTATAAGAAAATATCAAAAAAACTTGGTGAAGTACTTATCCAACCCACATTATAAACTTGTTGCTTCCTAAAACTATTTAGTGTGTATCTATGTTGGATATAAGGTGTCTGTTCAGAAAAGGCACAAGTATTTAATAATTTATCAAATAAACCTAATTATGTCTGATATTAACAAAATAGCTTTTATTACAGGCGGTTCAAAAGGAATTGGCTATGGTATAGCCGAAGCACTTGTCAAAGATGGTGTGAAAGTAGCCATTACGAGTCGTTCGTTGGAAGGGGCTTTAGAGGCTGCCAATACTTTAAATTCGATTCGTGAGGGGTATGCTTTGGGTTTGGCATCGGACGTAAGAGATTTGGAGTCGCAAACAAAGGCTGTCGAAGCAGTTCTTGCTCAGTGGGGACAAATAGACTACGTTATTGCCAATGCAGGTGTTGGGCATTTTGCTCCGATTCAGGAATTAACGCCTGCCCAATGGAACGAGACAATTGATATTAACTTAACAGGGGTGTTTTATACCGCCAAAGCTACTTTAGACGCTCTTAAAGCAAGCCAAGGATATTTTATTACGATTTCTAGTTTGGC
The DNA window shown above is from Flectobacillus major DSM 103 and carries:
- a CDS encoding SDR family oxidoreductase → MSDINKIAFITGGSKGIGYGIAEALVKDGVKVAITSRSLEGALEAANTLNSIREGYALGLASDVRDLESQTKAVEAVLAQWGQIDYVIANAGVGHFAPIQELTPAQWNETIDINLTGVFYTAKATLDALKASQGYFITISSLAGTNFFPKGTAYNASKFGLVGFTQAMMMDIRSEGIKVTTIMPGSVATEFNNHKPSEQDAWKIQPEDIGQIVVDLVKLPARTLPSKIEVRPSFPK
- a CDS encoding putative quinol monooxygenase, producing the protein MLTVIAKITALKGKEEEAKAALQGLVAPTLVEEGCIDYVLHQSNDDATIFYFYENWESQQHLDKHLVNDHLVAFGAIAGSLLAGPAELSFLTKLS